One genomic region from Paramicrobacterium agarici encodes:
- a CDS encoding TatD family hydrolase → MSGRSAKKHRDRSYPPVPEELVVPVYDNHTHIDPSIIDDFPVDGPSLTPAEQLDRASAAGVRGIVQVGTDVASSRWSAEAASTEPRMLAAVAIHPNEAPVLDAAGTLDDGLAAIAELASRPRVRCIGETGLDYFRTEEDGREAQLRSFEAHIEIAKQNDLALQIHDRDAHDDVVATLKRVGAPERTVFHCFSGDTELAEICTENGWYMSFAGTATFKNARNLRRALDVAPRALVLVETDAPFLTPMPYRGRPNASYLLPHTVRFIAQHLETDVTMLAAQILSNTEYVYGRWDTDPVVAPGDPYAAGPQ, encoded by the coding sequence ATGAGTGGGCGCTCGGCGAAGAAGCACCGTGATCGGAGCTACCCGCCCGTGCCTGAGGAGCTCGTCGTTCCCGTTTACGACAACCACACGCACATCGACCCCTCGATCATCGACGATTTTCCGGTCGACGGCCCTTCGCTGACGCCCGCTGAGCAACTCGACCGCGCCTCTGCCGCGGGTGTGCGGGGCATTGTGCAGGTCGGCACCGACGTTGCCTCGTCGCGGTGGTCTGCTGAGGCAGCATCCACCGAACCCCGGATGCTGGCGGCCGTCGCCATTCACCCGAACGAAGCGCCGGTGCTCGATGCCGCCGGCACGCTCGACGACGGTCTCGCGGCGATCGCTGAGCTCGCGTCGCGGCCGCGCGTGCGCTGCATCGGCGAGACGGGACTCGACTACTTTCGCACGGAAGAAGACGGTCGCGAGGCGCAGCTGCGGTCGTTCGAGGCGCACATCGAGATCGCCAAGCAGAACGACCTGGCCCTGCAGATTCACGATCGCGATGCACACGACGATGTCGTGGCGACGCTCAAGCGGGTGGGCGCTCCTGAGCGCACGGTGTTCCACTGCTTCTCGGGCGACACGGAGCTCGCCGAGATCTGCACCGAGAACGGCTGGTACATGTCGTTCGCCGGCACTGCGACGTTCAAGAACGCGCGCAACCTGCGCCGCGCGCTCGACGTTGCGCCGCGCGCGCTCGTGCTTGTCGAGACCGACGCGCCGTTTCTCACGCCGATGCCGTACCGGGGTCGCCCCAACGCGTCGTACCTGCTGCCGCACACGGTCCGGTTTATCGCTCAGCATCTCGAGACCGATGTCACGATGCTCGCGGCGCAGATTCTCTCGAACACCGAGTACGTGTACGGCCGGTGGGACACCGACCCGGTCGTCGCGCCCGGCGATCCATACGCTGCAGGCCCGCAATGA